Proteins encoded in a region of the Dreissena polymorpha isolate Duluth1 chromosome 6, UMN_Dpol_1.0, whole genome shotgun sequence genome:
- the LOC127835448 gene encoding mucin-3A-like, with product MTTSSLSNPDSIPTQQMLTIAEKSSDDLSRYSPKNSEITNLQECNNPGDETEHKTKNVTDASLVFSVKPGPSGLSSIATLEREASDTVLNKINSLSVEPIEDGASSFTDLNLNTIAASTLQFDQQTTTSFSGSETVLLTSISSAECSSFQCNSLPSSDGANHISPEEPGLFSKRFATDETFSFKCVPDFSEAMLRSPDQTFSVNISSPATSGITQSISNPVSIPTLATCAPFSFKSAPNFIETNFMSPDKTLTLDNSLSATTGTTSSLSNPVSIPTLATDAPFSFKCEPKFGEASLRNPDKTFTFDSSSSATTRRIQSPSNPGSTKTPVPVTSGQCHNASLDNNNAISSIAPVQVTVKETYAKKPDVLELFVGGTHRYTTLLSTMTQAKAGFLADIFLGKGNVPLHVLKDGSFFLDTDGESFKLIIEYLRDGRLPDMDVASTKGTSRCEEMLLKSFQTARKYGLHEYLHDLDQCVPIQRFKELEANKDIVEFYAKQILWALNKTDLEQNGKFAILLKSTDSTAISAACCEHVTLPQLILLFT from the exons ATGACAACATCGTCGTTATCTAATCCTGATTCCATTCCAACACAGCAGATGCTAACAATCGCCGAGAAAAGTTCGGATGATTTGTCTAGATATTCGCCTAAAAACTCGGAAATTACTAATTTACAAGAATGTAACAATCCAGGGGATGAAACAGAACACAAGACGAAAAACGTTACAGATGCATCGTTAGTATTTTCTGTAAAACCTGGACCTTCGGGTTTATCTTCAATTGCGACTTTGGAGAGGGAAGCGTCCGACacagttttaaacaaaataaacagtttGTCTGTTGAACCTATTGAAGATGGCGCCAGCTCTTTTACAGATCTCAACTTGAATACCATAGCAGCAAGTACGTTACAGTTTGATCAGCAGACAACAACATCATTTTCTGGTTCGGAAACTGTCCTATTGACAAGCATTTCGTCAGCAGAGTGTTCGTCCTTTCAATGTAACTCATTGCCATCATCCGATGGAGCAAACCATATCTCGCCTGAAGAACCAGGATTGTTTTCAAAACGTTTTGCAACAGATGAAAcgttttcatttaaatgtgtacCAGACTTCAGTGAAGCAATGTTGAGGAGCCCTGATCAAACGTTTTCAGTAAACATTTCGTCACCAGCAACTTCTGGGATAACCCAGTCAATATCCAATCCTGTTTCCATTCCAACACTTGCAACATGTGCAccgttttcatttaaaagtgcaccaaatttcattgaaacaaatTTCATGAGCCCAGATAAAACGCTTACATTGGACAATTCGTTATCAGCAACTACAGGGACAACATCGTCGTTATCCAATCCTGTTTCCATTCCGACACTTGCAACAGACGCACCGTTTTCATTCAAATGTGAACCAAAGTTCGGCGAAGCAAGTTTGAGGAACCCGGATAAAACGTTTACATTCGACAGTTCGTCATCAGCAACTACAAGGAGAATCCAGTCACCATCCAATCCTGGTTCCACCAAAACACCTGTACCTGTCACATCGGGTCAATGCCACAATGCTTCATTAGACAATAACAATGCTATTTCTTCCATTGCACCTGTTCAAGTAACAGTCAAAGAAACATACGCAAAG AAACCGGATGTCTTGGAGCTGTTTGTTGGCGGCACACACAGATATACGACATTGCTGTCAACTATGACACAGGCAAAGGCAGGTTTTCTTGCAGACATATTCTTGGGAAAAGGAAACGTGCCTCTACATGTCCTGAAAGATGGATCTTTCTTCCTTGACACCGATGGAGAATCATTCAAACTGATTATTGAATACTTACGTGACGGCCGACTGCCGGATATGGACGTAGCTTCTACGAAAGGCACTTCAAGGTGTGAGGAAATGTTATTGAAATCTTTCCAAACCGCTCGAAAGTACGGGTTACATGAATATCTGCACGACCTTGACCAATGTGTCCCTATTCAGCGTTTCAAAGAACTTGAAGCTAATAAAGATATCGTCGAGTTCTATGCAAAACAGATTTTATGGGCGCTCAATAAAACTGATCTTGAACAAAATGGCAAGTTCGCAATCCTGTTGAAGTCAACCGATTCGACTGCAATCTCTGCTGCGTGCTGTGAACATGTCACTTTGCCCCAGTTGATACTGTTGTTCACCTAA